A single window of Nicotiana sylvestris chromosome 5, ASM39365v2, whole genome shotgun sequence DNA harbors:
- the LOC104248070 gene encoding zinc finger A20 and AN1 domain-containing stress-associated protein 4-like, with translation MAEEQRMQEAGGHRLCANNCGFFGSPTTLNLCSKCYKDHCMKEQQSRAAQLAMEKTRPQPQQQQQQQQSESIFSYLPRVESLPILEVSQPRHVVETGVSQVQLDTSCGSPKVQLNIAAEVPKLQLNTAAEAPDEVQLNTPIETPQVQSNRCVTCRKRIGLTGFKCRCGVTFCGSHRYPEQHGCTFDYKSMGRVAIAVANPLVKAEKLHKI, from the coding sequence ATGGCGGAAGAACAGAGAATGCAAGAAGCAGGAGGGCATAGGCTTTGTGCCAACAATTGTGGATTCTTTGGCAGCCCAACAACTCTAAACCTCTGTTCCAAATGCTATAAGGATCATTGCATGAAAGAACAACAATCGCGAGCAGCCCAACTTGCAATGGAAAAGACTCGTCCccaaccacaacaacaacaacaacaacaacaatctgAATCAATATTTTCGTACCTGCCACGCGTGGAGTCATTGCCAATTCTTGAAGTCTCACAACCACGTCATGTGGTTGAGACCGGGGTCTCTCAGGTACAGTTGGATACTTCATGTGGGTCCCCTAAGGTGCAATTGAATATTGCAGCCGAGGTCCCTAAGCTGCAGTTGAATACTGCAGCTGAAGCTCCTGATGAGGTGCAATTGAATACACCAATAGAGACCCCTCAAGTGCAATCGAATCGTTGTGTCACGTGTCGGAAGCGGATTGGTTTAACGGGTTTCAAGTGTAGGTGTGGGGTCACATTTTGTGGTTCACATAGGTACCCTGAACAACATGGTTGTACCTTTGACTATAAGTCAATGGGAAGGGTGGCCATTGCCGTGGCTAATCCATTGGTTAAGGCAGAGAAGCTTCACAAAATTTGA
- the LOC138869570 gene encoding uncharacterized protein translates to MDFIEGLPKSIGNTVIWVIIDKLTKYGHFVALAHPYTAQSLAIVFMDSIFNFMGSQPLSQLAKFHLGRAQQRMQAHANSYKSDCVFKVRDWVFVKLQPYRQSTLSLSPYHKLTSKYFGSYPIVEKVGVVAYKLLFPPEVQLHPTFHIFQLKFCYSLPFTIVHPPILDLASPLCPNPEAILARRRIKKGNKAVAQCLIKWTDLDAAQAIWELASDLHTRFSQFTLEDKGVVQ, encoded by the exons atggacttcatagAAGGTTTACCTAAATCTATAGGTAATACTGTCATTTGGGTAATTATTGATAAGCTCACTAAGTATGGACACTTTGTTGCTCTTGCTCACCCTTATACTGCCCAATCTCTTGCAATTGTGTTCATGGATTCCATCTTTAACTTCATGGGTTCCCAGCCTCTATCACAA TTAGCTAAATTTCATTTGGGCAGAGCTCAGCAGAGAATGCAAGCACATGCTAATAGTTATAAGTCTGATTGTGTCTTTAAGGTTAGAGATTGGGTGTTTGTTAAACTTCAACCTTATCGACAATCCACACTCTCTCTTTCCCCTTATCACAAGTTAACTTCCAAATATTTCGGTTCGTATCCTATTGTTGAAAAGGTAGGAGTTGTTGCCTATAAACTTCTCTTCCCTCCTGAGGTTCAACTTCATCCTACATTTCATATCTTTCAACTCAAATTCTGTTACTCCTTACCTTTCACTATTGTGCACCCTCCTATTTTGGACTTGGCTAGTCCTTTATGTCCCAATCCTGAAGCAATCTTGGCAAGAAGACGcatcaaaaagggaaataagGCAGTGGCTCAATGCTTGATCAAATGGACAGATTTGGATGCAGCTCAAGCTATTTGGGAGCTAGCTTCAGACTTGCACACTAGGTTTTCACAGTTCACCCTTGAGGACAAGGGTGTTGTTCAGTGA